A stretch of DNA from Gottschalkia acidurici 9a:
CTTTATCTTCATCATAAGCTAAAAGTAAAGTAACCTTATCTTTTTCTAATAAAAATCTCCAAGGTTGACTATTACGGCTTGATGGAGCAAATCTTATATAATAAAACAAGTCATCTATCGCTCTAGTTTCTAATTCATCCATACTCACTGGATTTTCTATTTGATCTTTGAATACGATTTCTTCTACTCCATGTCTTGCACTAGCTGGCTTTTCTATTGCAAAAGGGTTTCTACGTGGTGGGTATCCTATAGATAAGATATAATCTGTTTTTTCACCCAAATTTCCAAATACAGAATTTCTTTTCTCTTTATCTACGTGACTTAAAGTTACCCAGCAAGCTTCTAATCCTAGCTTGTTTATACTAGTTATAAGCTTCTCAGTATAATATGCTCCATAAATTTGTGTTCTATCTTGGCTATCTTTTAATTCTAACCCTATATAGTGTGGACTTTTTATCATTGTTCCTGAATATCCACCTATATCTTTTAATTCCTCATATATATTTACTCCATTCATATATAAACTAAGGCCTATATTCTCACCTTTAGCTTCTTCTAAGACTAAGTTGATACTTTCTTGAACTTTGTCCAATGTTTTGCTGTCAACTTTTTTATCTCTAAATTCTCTAACTGACTTTCTGTCTCTTAAGAAATTATTCATTAACATAATATGTAGACCCCCTTTAAGTTATCTTTTCTTTATATAACATTATTATAGCATCAATAAGTTATTTAGTGTTAAGCTTTTTTACTTTTGCTATATGCAGTCTTTTTTGAGTTTCATCAATTTGATCTTGTTGAAATTAATATTGCACTGTAATTTAACGTTCTTTAATGTCAAGGTGAAATCTGCATATGTTCGGGACTGTAAGGTTTAGTGTGATTTATGAAACTTATTTATCTCTAAGTTAAATCATGATACGGTAACACAAGTATATGGTGCAGTTTATAATCTAGGACATTATATAAATTTATTAAAAGTTAATGTTATAATCTCAATAGAAGGTATAGTTTCTGGGGAGAACTTTCATATCAAGTTAGTAGTTTTAAGTAAAGGTCATTTAAATTCCAAAATTTAATATATTAAAATTATATTTGAAAATATGCATCAGACTTTTATATAATGTAAATAACTGCTACATATTTTAACTATT
This window harbors:
- a CDS encoding nitroreductase family protein; the encoded protein is MLMNNFLRDRKSVREFRDKKVDSKTLDKVQESINLVLEEAKGENIGLSLYMNGVNIYEELKDIGGYSGTMIKSPHYIGLELKDSQDRTQIYGAYYTEKLITSINKLGLEACWVTLSHVDKEKRNSVFGNLGEKTDYILSIGYPPRRNPFAIEKPASARHGVEEIVFKDQIENPVSMDELETRAIDDLFYYIRFAPSSRNSQPWRFLLEKDKVTLLLAYDEDKDLTLVDAGVIMYYFEEMIKSLGISRTWKLIDGNFEGKESKYKYIAEFEI